Proteins from a genomic interval of Benincasa hispida cultivar B227 chromosome 7, ASM972705v1, whole genome shotgun sequence:
- the LOC120081983 gene encoding transcription factor bHLH49 isoform X2 yields the protein MDIDDRDKFRLESSIEDSINCSNSMSSDWRCGETTLMSMPIGLVFPGNVDVVRNQDMVGCSSSTAPVVESFSSTIWEQAANCQNLGICNIQGHNNNSSTSNTIAIRKASGCPVSLSSDIDRTLDISWNPSHNMLKGGVYLPNIPGVLPPSLSQLPADSSFIERAARFSCFSGGNFGDIVGHFNIPEPMGVFSRGMGVIPERWDEIPRNGLGLVSGTGGQSQRNMVNSECSKPVSLTNEHGATERGSPKSGSPLKLDDRGKHAVDGSANESDEAEFSSGDGSGEPRTLEATCKELSAKSLGLRKRKRSGQIELDRANGPLQQTMISAKDAAETQRKGDQNPSSTANKGTGKHGKQASQPSDPPKEEYIHVRARRGQATNSHSLAERVRREKISERMKFLQELVPGCSKVTGKAVMLDEIINYVQSLQRQVEFLSMKLATVNPRLDINIDGHVAKDILQSRVGPSSTLGFSSHMPVACPPPHISHHGHIPSNFPAIGSSEMLRSTMNSQMTTRSGGFKDPTQIKNVWDGELQNIVQMSFGMSTTPNCLEVQGSDSPSNTKVEQ from the exons ATGGATATTGATGACAGAGATAAATTTAGACTAGAAAGTAGCATAGAGGATTCTATTAACTGTTCGAATAGCATGTCATCGGATTGGCGATGCGGCGAAACGACTCTCATGAGTATGCCAATCGGTTTGGTTTTTCCAGGGAATGTGGATGTAGTTAGGAATCAGGATATGGTTGGTTGTTCTTCTTCCACTGCTCCTGTGGTAGAGTCATTTAGCTCTACCATCTGGGAACAAGCAGCTAATTGTCAAAACTTGGGAATTTGCAACATTCAAGGCCATAACAACAACTCCAGTACTTCAAATACCATAGCAATTAGAAAGGCCAGTGGCTGTCCAGTTTCTTTGAGCAGTGACATTGATAGAACACTTGACATCAGCTGGAACCCATCACATAATATGTTAAAAGGGGGAGTTTACCTACCTAATATTCCCGGCGTGCTCCCGCCGAGCTTATCTCAACTTCCAGCTGATTCTTCATTTATCGAGCGTGCAGCCAGGTTTTCCTGCTTCAGTGGTGGAAATTTTGGTGATATTGTTGGCCATTTCAACATTCCTGAGCCTATGGGTGTTTTTTCCAGAGGCATGGGAGTAATCCCTGAGAGATGGGATGAGATTCCACGAAATGGGTTAGGTTTGGTATCCGGAACTGGAGGACAATCTCAAAGAAACATGGTTAACAGTGAATGTTCCAAGCCTGTTTCTTTGACTAATGAACATGGAGCTACTGAAAGGGGTTCACCTAAAAGTGGAAGCCCTTTGAAATTGGATGATCGTGGTAAACATGCTGTCGATGGTTCTGCTAATGAATCTGATGAAGCCGAGTTTAGCAGTGGTGATGGTTCGGGTGAGCCACGTACATTAGAGGCCACATGTAAGGAACTTTCTGCCAAGAGCCTTGGCTTGAGGAAAAGGAAACGAAGTGGACAG ATTGAACTCGATCGAGCCAATGGACCTCTGCAACAAACTATGATTTCAGCTAAGGATGCTGCTGAAACTCAGCGAAAAGGAGATCAAAATCCAAGTTCAACTGCAAACAAGGGTACAGGAAAACATGGTAAACAGGCATCTCAGCCTTCTGATCCACCAAAGGAAGAGTATATTCATGTTAGAGCTCGAAGGGGCCAGGCAACAAACAGCCATAGTCTTGCAGAGAGG GTAAGGAGGGAGAAGATCAGTGAGAGGATGAAGTTTCTTCAAGAACTAGTCCCTGGTTGCAGCAAG GTCACTGGAAAGGCAGTAATGCTAGATGAAATTATTAACTATGTCCAATCACTGCAACGACAAGTTGAG TTTTTATCAATGAAACTCGCTACCGTGAATCCAAGGTTGGATATTAACATCGATGGACACGTAGCCAAAGAT ATTCTTCAATCACGAGTTGGTCCATCGTCAACATTGGGATTTTCTTCGCATATGCCTGTTGCTTGCCCCCCGCCTCATATTTCTCATCATGGACATATCCCAAGCAATTTTCCTGCCATAGGGAGTTCTGAGATGTTAAGAAGCACAATGAATTCCCAGATGACTACAAGGTCTGGTGGATTTAAGGATCCTACTCAG ATAAAGAATGTGTGGGATGGTGAACTCCAAAATATTGTGCAGATGAGCTTTGGGATGTCCACTACCCCCAATTGTTTAGAAGTTCAAG GATCTGATTCACCTAGCAATACAAAAGTTGAACAGTGA
- the LOC120081983 gene encoding transcription factor bHLH49 isoform X1, protein MDIDDRDKFRLESSIEDSINCSNSMSSDWRCGETTLMSMPIGLVFPGNVDVVRNQDMVGCSSSTAPVVESFSSTIWEQAANCQNLGICNIQGHNNNSSTSNTIAIRKASGCPVSLSSDIDRTLDISWNPSHNMLKGGVYLPNIPGVLPPSLSQLPADSSFIERAARFSCFSGGNFGDIVGHFNIPEPMGVFSRGMGVIPERWDEIPRNGLGLVSGTGGQSQRNMVNSECSKPVSLTNEHGATERGSPKSGSPLKLDDRGKHAVDGSANESDEAEFSSGDGSGEPRTLEATCKELSAKSLGLRKRKRSGQKIELDRANGPLQQTMISAKDAAETQRKGDQNPSSTANKGTGKHGKQASQPSDPPKEEYIHVRARRGQATNSHSLAERVRREKISERMKFLQELVPGCSKVTGKAVMLDEIINYVQSLQRQVEFLSMKLATVNPRLDINIDGHVAKDILQSRVGPSSTLGFSSHMPVACPPPHISHHGHIPSNFPAIGSSEMLRSTMNSQMTTRSGGFKDPTQIKNVWDGELQNIVQMSFGMSTTPNCLEVQGSDSPSNTKVEQ, encoded by the exons ATGGATATTGATGACAGAGATAAATTTAGACTAGAAAGTAGCATAGAGGATTCTATTAACTGTTCGAATAGCATGTCATCGGATTGGCGATGCGGCGAAACGACTCTCATGAGTATGCCAATCGGTTTGGTTTTTCCAGGGAATGTGGATGTAGTTAGGAATCAGGATATGGTTGGTTGTTCTTCTTCCACTGCTCCTGTGGTAGAGTCATTTAGCTCTACCATCTGGGAACAAGCAGCTAATTGTCAAAACTTGGGAATTTGCAACATTCAAGGCCATAACAACAACTCCAGTACTTCAAATACCATAGCAATTAGAAAGGCCAGTGGCTGTCCAGTTTCTTTGAGCAGTGACATTGATAGAACACTTGACATCAGCTGGAACCCATCACATAATATGTTAAAAGGGGGAGTTTACCTACCTAATATTCCCGGCGTGCTCCCGCCGAGCTTATCTCAACTTCCAGCTGATTCTTCATTTATCGAGCGTGCAGCCAGGTTTTCCTGCTTCAGTGGTGGAAATTTTGGTGATATTGTTGGCCATTTCAACATTCCTGAGCCTATGGGTGTTTTTTCCAGAGGCATGGGAGTAATCCCTGAGAGATGGGATGAGATTCCACGAAATGGGTTAGGTTTGGTATCCGGAACTGGAGGACAATCTCAAAGAAACATGGTTAACAGTGAATGTTCCAAGCCTGTTTCTTTGACTAATGAACATGGAGCTACTGAAAGGGGTTCACCTAAAAGTGGAAGCCCTTTGAAATTGGATGATCGTGGTAAACATGCTGTCGATGGTTCTGCTAATGAATCTGATGAAGCCGAGTTTAGCAGTGGTGATGGTTCGGGTGAGCCACGTACATTAGAGGCCACATGTAAGGAACTTTCTGCCAAGAGCCTTGGCTTGAGGAAAAGGAAACGAAGTGGACAG AAGATTGAACTCGATCGAGCCAATGGACCTCTGCAACAAACTATGATTTCAGCTAAGGATGCTGCTGAAACTCAGCGAAAAGGAGATCAAAATCCAAGTTCAACTGCAAACAAGGGTACAGGAAAACATGGTAAACAGGCATCTCAGCCTTCTGATCCACCAAAGGAAGAGTATATTCATGTTAGAGCTCGAAGGGGCCAGGCAACAAACAGCCATAGTCTTGCAGAGAGG GTAAGGAGGGAGAAGATCAGTGAGAGGATGAAGTTTCTTCAAGAACTAGTCCCTGGTTGCAGCAAG GTCACTGGAAAGGCAGTAATGCTAGATGAAATTATTAACTATGTCCAATCACTGCAACGACAAGTTGAG TTTTTATCAATGAAACTCGCTACCGTGAATCCAAGGTTGGATATTAACATCGATGGACACGTAGCCAAAGAT ATTCTTCAATCACGAGTTGGTCCATCGTCAACATTGGGATTTTCTTCGCATATGCCTGTTGCTTGCCCCCCGCCTCATATTTCTCATCATGGACATATCCCAAGCAATTTTCCTGCCATAGGGAGTTCTGAGATGTTAAGAAGCACAATGAATTCCCAGATGACTACAAGGTCTGGTGGATTTAAGGATCCTACTCAG ATAAAGAATGTGTGGGATGGTGAACTCCAAAATATTGTGCAGATGAGCTTTGGGATGTCCACTACCCCCAATTGTTTAGAAGTTCAAG GATCTGATTCACCTAGCAATACAAAAGTTGAACAGTGA
- the LOC120081983 gene encoding transcription factor bHLH49 isoform X3, whose amino-acid sequence MDIDDRDKFRLESSIEDSINCSNSMSSDWRCGETTLMSMPIGLVFPGNVDVVRNQDMVGCSSSTAPVVESFSSTIWEQAANCQNLGICNIQGHNNNSSTSNTIAIRKASGCPVSLSSDIDRTLDISWNPSHNMLKGGVYLPNIPGVLPPSLSQLPADSSFIERAARFSCFSGGNFGDIVGHFNIPEPMGVFSRGMGVIPERWDEIPRNGLGLVSGTGGQSQRNMVNSECSKPVSLTNEHGATERGSPKSGSPLKLDDRGKHAVDGSANESDEAEFSSGDGSGEPRTLEATCKELSAKSLGLRKRKRSGQKIELDRANGPLQQTMISAKDAAETQRKGDQNPSSTANKGTGKHGKQASQPSDPPKEEYIHVRARRGQATNSHSLAERVRREKISERMKFLQELVPGCSKVTGKAVMLDEIINYVQSLQRQVEFLSMKLATVNPRLDINIDGHVAKDILQSRVGPSSTLGFSSHMPVACPPPHISHHGHIPSNFPAIGSSEMLRSTMNSQMTTRSGGFKDPTQIKNVWDGELQNIVQMSFGMSTTPNCLEVQGALY is encoded by the exons ATGGATATTGATGACAGAGATAAATTTAGACTAGAAAGTAGCATAGAGGATTCTATTAACTGTTCGAATAGCATGTCATCGGATTGGCGATGCGGCGAAACGACTCTCATGAGTATGCCAATCGGTTTGGTTTTTCCAGGGAATGTGGATGTAGTTAGGAATCAGGATATGGTTGGTTGTTCTTCTTCCACTGCTCCTGTGGTAGAGTCATTTAGCTCTACCATCTGGGAACAAGCAGCTAATTGTCAAAACTTGGGAATTTGCAACATTCAAGGCCATAACAACAACTCCAGTACTTCAAATACCATAGCAATTAGAAAGGCCAGTGGCTGTCCAGTTTCTTTGAGCAGTGACATTGATAGAACACTTGACATCAGCTGGAACCCATCACATAATATGTTAAAAGGGGGAGTTTACCTACCTAATATTCCCGGCGTGCTCCCGCCGAGCTTATCTCAACTTCCAGCTGATTCTTCATTTATCGAGCGTGCAGCCAGGTTTTCCTGCTTCAGTGGTGGAAATTTTGGTGATATTGTTGGCCATTTCAACATTCCTGAGCCTATGGGTGTTTTTTCCAGAGGCATGGGAGTAATCCCTGAGAGATGGGATGAGATTCCACGAAATGGGTTAGGTTTGGTATCCGGAACTGGAGGACAATCTCAAAGAAACATGGTTAACAGTGAATGTTCCAAGCCTGTTTCTTTGACTAATGAACATGGAGCTACTGAAAGGGGTTCACCTAAAAGTGGAAGCCCTTTGAAATTGGATGATCGTGGTAAACATGCTGTCGATGGTTCTGCTAATGAATCTGATGAAGCCGAGTTTAGCAGTGGTGATGGTTCGGGTGAGCCACGTACATTAGAGGCCACATGTAAGGAACTTTCTGCCAAGAGCCTTGGCTTGAGGAAAAGGAAACGAAGTGGACAG AAGATTGAACTCGATCGAGCCAATGGACCTCTGCAACAAACTATGATTTCAGCTAAGGATGCTGCTGAAACTCAGCGAAAAGGAGATCAAAATCCAAGTTCAACTGCAAACAAGGGTACAGGAAAACATGGTAAACAGGCATCTCAGCCTTCTGATCCACCAAAGGAAGAGTATATTCATGTTAGAGCTCGAAGGGGCCAGGCAACAAACAGCCATAGTCTTGCAGAGAGG GTAAGGAGGGAGAAGATCAGTGAGAGGATGAAGTTTCTTCAAGAACTAGTCCCTGGTTGCAGCAAG GTCACTGGAAAGGCAGTAATGCTAGATGAAATTATTAACTATGTCCAATCACTGCAACGACAAGTTGAG TTTTTATCAATGAAACTCGCTACCGTGAATCCAAGGTTGGATATTAACATCGATGGACACGTAGCCAAAGAT ATTCTTCAATCACGAGTTGGTCCATCGTCAACATTGGGATTTTCTTCGCATATGCCTGTTGCTTGCCCCCCGCCTCATATTTCTCATCATGGACATATCCCAAGCAATTTTCCTGCCATAGGGAGTTCTGAGATGTTAAGAAGCACAATGAATTCCCAGATGACTACAAGGTCTGGTGGATTTAAGGATCCTACTCAG ATAAAGAATGTGTGGGATGGTGAACTCCAAAATATTGTGCAGATGAGCTTTGGGATGTCCACTACCCCCAATTGTTTAGAAGTTCAAG GTGCATTGTATTAG
- the LOC120081983 gene encoding transcription factor bHLH49 isoform X4, translating into MGLWSTENGTLSEMGNVDVVRNQDMVGCSSSTAPVVESFSSTIWEQAANCQNLGICNIQGHNNNSSTSNTIAIRKASGCPVSLSSDIDRTLDISWNPSHNMLKGGVYLPNIPGVLPPSLSQLPADSSFIERAARFSCFSGGNFGDIVGHFNIPEPMGVFSRGMGVIPERWDEIPRNGLGLVSGTGGQSQRNMVNSECSKPVSLTNEHGATERGSPKSGSPLKLDDRGKHAVDGSANESDEAEFSSGDGSGEPRTLEATCKELSAKSLGLRKRKRSGQKIELDRANGPLQQTMISAKDAAETQRKGDQNPSSTANKGTGKHGKQASQPSDPPKEEYIHVRARRGQATNSHSLAERVRREKISERMKFLQELVPGCSKVTGKAVMLDEIINYVQSLQRQVEFLSMKLATVNPRLDINIDGHVAKDILQSRVGPSSTLGFSSHMPVACPPPHISHHGHIPSNFPAIGSSEMLRSTMNSQMTTRSGGFKDPTQIKNVWDGELQNIVQMSFGMSTTPNCLEVQGSDSPSNTKVEQ; encoded by the exons GGAATGTGGATGTAGTTAGGAATCAGGATATGGTTGGTTGTTCTTCTTCCACTGCTCCTGTGGTAGAGTCATTTAGCTCTACCATCTGGGAACAAGCAGCTAATTGTCAAAACTTGGGAATTTGCAACATTCAAGGCCATAACAACAACTCCAGTACTTCAAATACCATAGCAATTAGAAAGGCCAGTGGCTGTCCAGTTTCTTTGAGCAGTGACATTGATAGAACACTTGACATCAGCTGGAACCCATCACATAATATGTTAAAAGGGGGAGTTTACCTACCTAATATTCCCGGCGTGCTCCCGCCGAGCTTATCTCAACTTCCAGCTGATTCTTCATTTATCGAGCGTGCAGCCAGGTTTTCCTGCTTCAGTGGTGGAAATTTTGGTGATATTGTTGGCCATTTCAACATTCCTGAGCCTATGGGTGTTTTTTCCAGAGGCATGGGAGTAATCCCTGAGAGATGGGATGAGATTCCACGAAATGGGTTAGGTTTGGTATCCGGAACTGGAGGACAATCTCAAAGAAACATGGTTAACAGTGAATGTTCCAAGCCTGTTTCTTTGACTAATGAACATGGAGCTACTGAAAGGGGTTCACCTAAAAGTGGAAGCCCTTTGAAATTGGATGATCGTGGTAAACATGCTGTCGATGGTTCTGCTAATGAATCTGATGAAGCCGAGTTTAGCAGTGGTGATGGTTCGGGTGAGCCACGTACATTAGAGGCCACATGTAAGGAACTTTCTGCCAAGAGCCTTGGCTTGAGGAAAAGGAAACGAAGTGGACAG AAGATTGAACTCGATCGAGCCAATGGACCTCTGCAACAAACTATGATTTCAGCTAAGGATGCTGCTGAAACTCAGCGAAAAGGAGATCAAAATCCAAGTTCAACTGCAAACAAGGGTACAGGAAAACATGGTAAACAGGCATCTCAGCCTTCTGATCCACCAAAGGAAGAGTATATTCATGTTAGAGCTCGAAGGGGCCAGGCAACAAACAGCCATAGTCTTGCAGAGAGG GTAAGGAGGGAGAAGATCAGTGAGAGGATGAAGTTTCTTCAAGAACTAGTCCCTGGTTGCAGCAAG GTCACTGGAAAGGCAGTAATGCTAGATGAAATTATTAACTATGTCCAATCACTGCAACGACAAGTTGAG TTTTTATCAATGAAACTCGCTACCGTGAATCCAAGGTTGGATATTAACATCGATGGACACGTAGCCAAAGAT ATTCTTCAATCACGAGTTGGTCCATCGTCAACATTGGGATTTTCTTCGCATATGCCTGTTGCTTGCCCCCCGCCTCATATTTCTCATCATGGACATATCCCAAGCAATTTTCCTGCCATAGGGAGTTCTGAGATGTTAAGAAGCACAATGAATTCCCAGATGACTACAAGGTCTGGTGGATTTAAGGATCCTACTCAG ATAAAGAATGTGTGGGATGGTGAACTCCAAAATATTGTGCAGATGAGCTTTGGGATGTCCACTACCCCCAATTGTTTAGAAGTTCAAG GATCTGATTCACCTAGCAATACAAAAGTTGAACAGTGA
- the LOC120081983 gene encoding transcription factor bHLH49 isoform X5: MGLWSTENGNVDVVRNQDMVGCSSSTAPVVESFSSTIWEQAANCQNLGICNIQGHNNNSSTSNTIAIRKASGCPVSLSSDIDRTLDISWNPSHNMLKGGVYLPNIPGVLPPSLSQLPADSSFIERAARFSCFSGGNFGDIVGHFNIPEPMGVFSRGMGVIPERWDEIPRNGLGLVSGTGGQSQRNMVNSECSKPVSLTNEHGATERGSPKSGSPLKLDDRGKHAVDGSANESDEAEFSSGDGSGEPRTLEATCKELSAKSLGLRKRKRSGQKIELDRANGPLQQTMISAKDAAETQRKGDQNPSSTANKGTGKHGKQASQPSDPPKEEYIHVRARRGQATNSHSLAERVRREKISERMKFLQELVPGCSKVTGKAVMLDEIINYVQSLQRQVEFLSMKLATVNPRLDINIDGHVAKDILQSRVGPSSTLGFSSHMPVACPPPHISHHGHIPSNFPAIGSSEMLRSTMNSQMTTRSGGFKDPTQIKNVWDGELQNIVQMSFGMSTTPNCLEVQGSDSPSNTKVEQ, encoded by the exons GGAATGTGGATGTAGTTAGGAATCAGGATATGGTTGGTTGTTCTTCTTCCACTGCTCCTGTGGTAGAGTCATTTAGCTCTACCATCTGGGAACAAGCAGCTAATTGTCAAAACTTGGGAATTTGCAACATTCAAGGCCATAACAACAACTCCAGTACTTCAAATACCATAGCAATTAGAAAGGCCAGTGGCTGTCCAGTTTCTTTGAGCAGTGACATTGATAGAACACTTGACATCAGCTGGAACCCATCACATAATATGTTAAAAGGGGGAGTTTACCTACCTAATATTCCCGGCGTGCTCCCGCCGAGCTTATCTCAACTTCCAGCTGATTCTTCATTTATCGAGCGTGCAGCCAGGTTTTCCTGCTTCAGTGGTGGAAATTTTGGTGATATTGTTGGCCATTTCAACATTCCTGAGCCTATGGGTGTTTTTTCCAGAGGCATGGGAGTAATCCCTGAGAGATGGGATGAGATTCCACGAAATGGGTTAGGTTTGGTATCCGGAACTGGAGGACAATCTCAAAGAAACATGGTTAACAGTGAATGTTCCAAGCCTGTTTCTTTGACTAATGAACATGGAGCTACTGAAAGGGGTTCACCTAAAAGTGGAAGCCCTTTGAAATTGGATGATCGTGGTAAACATGCTGTCGATGGTTCTGCTAATGAATCTGATGAAGCCGAGTTTAGCAGTGGTGATGGTTCGGGTGAGCCACGTACATTAGAGGCCACATGTAAGGAACTTTCTGCCAAGAGCCTTGGCTTGAGGAAAAGGAAACGAAGTGGACAG AAGATTGAACTCGATCGAGCCAATGGACCTCTGCAACAAACTATGATTTCAGCTAAGGATGCTGCTGAAACTCAGCGAAAAGGAGATCAAAATCCAAGTTCAACTGCAAACAAGGGTACAGGAAAACATGGTAAACAGGCATCTCAGCCTTCTGATCCACCAAAGGAAGAGTATATTCATGTTAGAGCTCGAAGGGGCCAGGCAACAAACAGCCATAGTCTTGCAGAGAGG GTAAGGAGGGAGAAGATCAGTGAGAGGATGAAGTTTCTTCAAGAACTAGTCCCTGGTTGCAGCAAG GTCACTGGAAAGGCAGTAATGCTAGATGAAATTATTAACTATGTCCAATCACTGCAACGACAAGTTGAG TTTTTATCAATGAAACTCGCTACCGTGAATCCAAGGTTGGATATTAACATCGATGGACACGTAGCCAAAGAT ATTCTTCAATCACGAGTTGGTCCATCGTCAACATTGGGATTTTCTTCGCATATGCCTGTTGCTTGCCCCCCGCCTCATATTTCTCATCATGGACATATCCCAAGCAATTTTCCTGCCATAGGGAGTTCTGAGATGTTAAGAAGCACAATGAATTCCCAGATGACTACAAGGTCTGGTGGATTTAAGGATCCTACTCAG ATAAAGAATGTGTGGGATGGTGAACTCCAAAATATTGTGCAGATGAGCTTTGGGATGTCCACTACCCCCAATTGTTTAGAAGTTCAAG GATCTGATTCACCTAGCAATACAAAAGTTGAACAGTGA